Proteins from a genomic interval of Clostridium scatologenes:
- a CDS encoding methyl-accepting chemotaxis protein, which yields MKSIKSKMIVFSGLLISVICIGLGVISFINSSKALNTNLSKTLPKIAEQTANNVQSKLEGQLNVLSAIAARSEIKDANNSWQNKVQILTEEGKRIGSIRLEAVDKNGNITKPDGTIVNVKEREYFQKAVAGKSNVSDPFVSKTGGDVVVVYAVPIKNNNEVVGVLIETRDGNRLSDITNAVKFGKTGYAFMMKKDGTNIANNNKDLVVKMYNPIEAAKKDSKLKPLAEIEKKMGAGETGIGEYSYEGVYKRMGYAPVKGTEWSVGVIVQKEEILSELTSLRISVIAFSILFILIGAMVIYIIANSISRGIKATSKHLDLLAEGNLSGEVSTRYLQMKDEVGDMSNSMKVMQESLRSMINRIKENSANINMQSENLSSVSEEIASSSQSVAEAINEIAKGTSSQSQDLVNVTDILNDFSNKLSRMVNEIQVVDSKSREISLMAEESSTEMNGLNQSVTKVSNSFKTFNGKIVGLGKSINEINEIINIINSIAEQTNLLALNAAIEAARAGESGKGFAVVADEIRKLAEQSQVSAEDISKLISEISQNTDTIVKDSSDMDGELINQVKIIESSIVSFKSIIEAVSEVIPKIEVVKNSAEDIESDKNTILNRVNDVSSVSLDVSATSQEISASSQEMNATTEEVAASSQVLSNMTKEMVDEVNKFKV from the coding sequence ATGAAGAGTATTAAGTCAAAAATGATAGTGTTTTCAGGTTTGTTAATAAGTGTTATATGTATAGGATTAGGTGTGATTTCGTTTATAAATTCATCAAAGGCATTAAATACAAATTTAAGTAAAACACTTCCTAAAATAGCAGAACAAACAGCAAATAATGTTCAAAGTAAACTTGAAGGGCAGTTGAATGTATTATCAGCCATTGCAGCAAGGTCTGAAATAAAAGACGCTAACAATTCATGGCAAAATAAAGTTCAGATTCTTACAGAAGAAGGTAAAAGAATAGGAAGTATTAGATTAGAGGCTGTAGATAAGAATGGAAATATAACAAAACCTGATGGAACAATTGTTAACGTTAAAGAAAGAGAGTATTTTCAAAAAGCTGTAGCGGGTAAAAGCAATGTATCAGATCCTTTTGTAAGTAAGACTGGTGGGGATGTAGTAGTTGTATATGCAGTTCCTATTAAAAACAATAATGAAGTTGTAGGAGTATTAATTGAAACGAGAGATGGAAATCGTTTAAGTGACATAACTAATGCAGTTAAGTTTGGAAAAACAGGTTATGCATTTATGATGAAAAAAGATGGTACAAATATTGCTAATAACAATAAAGATTTAGTGGTTAAAATGTATAATCCAATAGAAGCAGCAAAAAAGGACAGTAAATTGAAGCCCTTAGCGGAAATTGAAAAGAAAATGGGGGCAGGAGAAACAGGAATAGGTGAATATTCTTATGAAGGAGTATATAAACGCATGGGTTATGCTCCAGTTAAAGGAACTGAATGGTCTGTTGGAGTTATAGTGCAAAAAGAAGAAATACTATCTGAACTTACTAGTTTAAGAATTTCTGTTATAGCATTTTCTATATTATTTATATTAATTGGAGCCATGGTGATTTACATCATTGCTAATAGTATATCAAGAGGAATAAAAGCAACCTCAAAACACTTAGATTTATTGGCAGAAGGAAATTTGAGTGGAGAAGTTTCTACTAGATATTTGCAAATGAAAGATGAAGTTGGAGACATGAGCAATTCAATGAAAGTGATGCAGGAATCATTAAGATCAATGATTAATAGGATAAAAGAAAATTCTGCAAATATCAATATGCAGTCAGAAAATTTATCTTCTGTTTCAGAAGAAATAGCTAGTTCATCGCAAAGTGTTGCAGAGGCAATAAATGAAATTGCAAAAGGTACAAGTTCACAATCTCAGGATTTAGTAAATGTAACAGATATTCTTAATGACTTTAGCAATAAATTGTCCAGAATGGTTAATGAAATACAGGTTGTTGACTCAAAGTCTAGGGAAATTAGTTTGATGGCAGAAGAAAGTAGTACAGAAATGAATGGATTAAATCAGTCTGTAACAAAGGTGAGCAATTCATTTAAAACTTTTAATGGTAAGATTGTTGGACTTGGAAAAAGCATAAATGAAATAAATGAGATTATAAATATAATAAACAGTATTGCAGAACAAACAAATTTATTGGCGTTAAATGCAGCTATTGAAGCTGCAAGAGCAGGCGAATCAGGAAAAGGATTTGCAGTTGTTGCAGATGAAATAAGAAAACTTGCAGAACAATCACAAGTGTCAGCAGAAGATATTAGCAAATTGATTAGTGAAATATCTCAAAATACTGATACTATAGTTAAAGATTCCAGTGATATGGATGGTGAATTAATAAATCAAGTTAAGATTATAGAAAGTTCAATAGTGTCTTTTAAAAGTATTATAGAAGCAGTAAGTGAAGTAATTCCTAAAATTGAAGTAGTCAAAAATTCTGCTGAAGATATAGAAAGTGATAAAAATACTATTTTAAATAGGGTAAATGATGTATCTTCAGTTTCACTTGATGTTTCAGCAACTTCTCAGGAAATTTCAGCATCATCACAAGAAATGAATGCTACTACAGAAGAAGTAGCAGCATCATCACAAGTACTTAGTAATATGACTAAGGAAATGGTAGATGAAGTAAATAAATTTAAAGTTTAA
- a CDS encoding sensor histidine kinase: protein MFFNRLRKKFKRLYITMFKNYIVFMFLVLLVLLGSICFVIFTIGKMITSEEYVKDTQKFFMASKIVKDDYKKIDASKIIKSNGWVEILDSNKKIIYVIGTKKDKSASYTEDELLHFMDLSYNNLKSDTSYFYSVAPFNSNEKKFYCIVKVPPGIVKLNVDIAPSPDKYIEKAAIYILVAILVIIVFLITSVFLYAYLTTKKVVMPLKKILQGIKRMTEEDYSTRINFNAENEFAEIRDAFNFMAEKIETSKAERNRMEILKQQLLSDISHDLKTPLTSIMGYSKALRDDVVKDDEKIKQYLNTIYNKSKRTVSLIENLHEFTKLDNNGFLINKENWDFCEFVRKIVSEYYNEFEEKCFQIEINLPEHEIMYKFDKLEMERAISNIISNVLKYNKFETKVKIELTCNNYEIELIIADDGIGIDEGLKGNIFEPFSRGDKSRYTKGGTGLGLSIASKIVQKHGGSLTLESCKEYKTMFKLKFEK from the coding sequence ATGTTTTTCAATAGATTAAGAAAAAAATTTAAAAGACTATATATTACTATGTTTAAAAACTATATTGTTTTTATGTTTTTAGTGTTACTTGTATTATTAGGCAGTATATGTTTTGTCATTTTTACTATAGGAAAAATGATTACATCAGAAGAGTATGTAAAAGATACACAAAAGTTTTTTATGGCATCAAAAATAGTAAAGGATGATTATAAAAAAATTGATGCATCGAAAATTATTAAATCTAATGGATGGGTCGAAATACTCGATTCAAATAAAAAAATTATTTATGTTATAGGAACTAAAAAAGATAAATCAGCAAGTTATACAGAAGATGAGCTTTTACATTTTATGGACTTATCATATAATAATTTAAAAAGTGATACTTCTTATTTTTATTCTGTTGCACCATTCAATAGCAATGAAAAAAAATTCTATTGTATTGTTAAAGTACCTCCTGGAATTGTAAAATTAAATGTTGATATAGCGCCTTCACCAGATAAATATATTGAAAAGGCTGCAATTTATATATTGGTAGCTATACTTGTAATTATAGTGTTTTTAATAACATCTGTATTTTTATATGCTTACTTAACTACTAAAAAAGTGGTTATGCCTTTAAAGAAAATATTACAGGGGATAAAAAGAATGACTGAAGAGGATTACTCTACAAGAATTAATTTTAATGCAGAAAATGAATTTGCAGAAATAAGAGATGCTTTTAATTTTATGGCTGAAAAAATTGAAACTTCAAAGGCAGAAAGAAATAGAATGGAGATTTTAAAACAGCAGCTTTTATCAGATATATCTCATGATTTGAAAACACCATTAACCTCTATTATGGGATATTCAAAGGCCCTTAGAGATGATGTGGTAAAGGATGATGAAAAAATTAAGCAATATTTAAATACAATATATAATAAATCTAAAAGAACAGTTTCTTTAATTGAAAATCTTCATGAATTCACAAAGCTCGATAATAATGGATTTTTAATAAACAAAGAAAATTGGGATTTTTGTGAGTTTGTGCGTAAAATAGTATCTGAATATTATAATGAATTTGAGGAAAAATGCTTTCAAATTGAGATAAACTTACCAGAACATGAAATTATGTATAAATTTGATAAGTTAGAGATGGAAAGAGCAATTTCAAATATTATATCTAATGTGTTAAAGTACAATAAATTTGAAACAAAAGTAAAGATAGAATTAACTTGTAATAACTACGAAATAGAACTGATAATTGCAGATGATGGAATTGGTATTGATGAAGGTTTAAAGGGAAATATATTTGAACCTTTTTCAAGAGGTGACAAATCAAGATACACAAAAGGTGGTACAGGGCTGGGACTTTCTATTGCAAGTAAAATAGTTCAAAAACATGGGGGAAGTCTAACTCTTGAAAGTTGTAAAGAGTATAAAACGATGTTTAAGTTAAAATTTGAAAAATAG
- a CDS encoding TVP38/TMEM64 family protein: protein MEYTKSLKNIKKYINVVVITMIIMLVIFVVKAYMEGNFSSQSAFENYIRQFGVFAPIALIVIQLLQVIFPVIPSILGSIVGVALFGSLKSFIFNYIGVTIGSIISFLLARKYGASFVKKIITEEKYEKYIGKFQGGKGYTIILVFTLLIPLAPDDILCYLSGLSKMSFKKFMWIIIFVKPWCILAYSYGFGALFTHIAG, encoded by the coding sequence TTGGAATATACAAAATCTCTAAAGAATATAAAGAAATATATTAATGTAGTTGTAATAACAATGATAATTATGCTGGTAATTTTTGTTGTAAAAGCTTATATGGAAGGTAATTTTTCATCACAATCAGCTTTTGAAAATTATATTCGTCAATTTGGAGTATTTGCACCAATTGCTTTGATAGTGATTCAATTGTTACAGGTTATATTCCCGGTAATTCCTAGCATTTTAGGATCTATAGTTGGTGTAGCACTTTTTGGAAGCTTGAAGAGCTTTATATTTAATTATATAGGTGTTACTATAGGATCAATTATATCGTTTTTACTAGCTAGAAAATATGGAGCTAGTTTTGTAAAAAAGATTATAACAGAAGAAAAATATGAAAAATATATTGGAAAGTTTCAAGGTGGAAAAGGATATACTATTATACTGGTTTTTACACTATTGATTCCTCTTGCACCAGATGATATTCTTTGTTATTTGTCTGGATTAAGTAAGATGTCGTTTAAAAAGTTTATGTGGATTATCATATTTGTAAAGCCGTGGTGTATATTAGCTTACAGTTATGGTTTTGGAGCACTTTTTACTCATATAGCAGGATAA
- a CDS encoding ABC transporter ATP-binding protein → MIRKLASYVAELKKDTILTPIFVALEAIMETIIPLLMAWIIDNGVGKGDMKYVCIIGAVMLAVSFISLTCGVLSGKYAASASTGFARNLRRAMYYNIQNYSFSNIDKYSTAGLITRLTTDVTNVQNAFQMLIRMFVRAPFMLVFAMAMSFYINAKLALIFLGAIIFLGIVLYHIMTTVHPYFMQVFRKYDDLNASVQENLTAIRTVKAYVREEHEISKFYKASENLYKLFVKAEKLVIINAPAMQFAVYTCILLLSWLGAKMIVSNGMTTGELMSMFAYTTNIMISLMIISFVFVMVIMSKSSAERIMEVIEEKSDLKNPENPICEIKDGAIVFKDVNFSYSKSLDNCVLEDVSIRINSGETIGIIGGTGSAKSTLVQLIPRLYDTTSGSVEVGGIDVKKYDIETLRDEVSMVLQKNVLFSGTIKENLRWGNKNATDEELIIACRQAQADEFIEKFPDKYDTYIEQGGSNVSGGQKQRLCIARALLKKPKILILDDSTSAVDTKTDALIRKAFKETIPDTTKIIIAQRISSVEDADRIIVLNDGKIDGFGTHDELLKSNSIYREVYESQMKGACNNESK, encoded by the coding sequence ATGATAAGAAAATTAGCAAGTTATGTAGCAGAATTAAAAAAAGACACAATTTTAACGCCTATATTTGTTGCTTTAGAAGCAATAATGGAGACTATTATTCCATTATTAATGGCGTGGATTATTGATAATGGGGTAGGAAAAGGAGATATGAAATATGTATGTATTATTGGAGCAGTAATGCTGGCAGTATCTTTTATATCTCTTACTTGCGGTGTACTATCAGGAAAATATGCAGCTAGTGCATCTACTGGTTTTGCTAGAAATTTGAGAAGAGCAATGTATTATAATATACAAAATTATTCTTTTTCTAATATAGACAAGTATTCTACAGCTGGACTTATAACAAGATTAACTACAGATGTAACAAATGTTCAAAATGCATTTCAAATGTTAATAAGGATGTTTGTTAGAGCGCCTTTTATGTTGGTTTTTGCTATGGCAATGAGCTTTTATATTAATGCAAAATTGGCCTTAATTTTTTTGGGAGCAATAATTTTTTTAGGAATTGTATTATATCATATTATGACTACCGTGCACCCATATTTCATGCAAGTTTTTAGAAAATATGATGATTTGAATGCTAGTGTTCAAGAAAATTTAACAGCAATTCGTACTGTAAAGGCTTATGTAAGAGAAGAACATGAAATAAGTAAATTTTATAAAGCTTCTGAAAATTTATACAAACTTTTTGTAAAAGCTGAAAAATTGGTAATAATCAATGCTCCTGCAATGCAATTTGCAGTTTATACTTGTATTTTACTTTTATCATGGCTTGGTGCAAAAATGATTGTTTCGAATGGTATGACAACAGGAGAATTAATGAGCATGTTTGCTTATACAACGAATATAATGATAAGCCTTATGATTATATCCTTTGTATTTGTAATGGTGATTATGTCAAAATCATCTGCAGAAAGAATTATGGAAGTAATAGAGGAAAAAAGTGATTTAAAAAATCCAGAAAATCCAATTTGTGAAATAAAAGATGGAGCTATTGTATTTAAAGATGTTAACTTTTCATATAGTAAAAGCTTGGATAATTGTGTTTTAGAAGATGTAAGTATAAGAATTAATTCAGGTGAAACTATAGGTATCATTGGAGGAACGGGAAGTGCTAAATCTACTCTAGTACAACTTATTCCAAGACTGTATGATACAACAAGTGGTAGTGTTGAAGTTGGAGGAATTGATGTTAAAAAATATGATATAGAAACTCTTAGAGATGAGGTTTCTATGGTATTACAAAAAAATGTTTTGTTTTCTGGAACAATAAAAGAAAATTTACGATGGGGAAACAAGAATGCTACTGATGAAGAATTAATTATAGCTTGTAGACAGGCTCAGGCTGATGAATTTATAGAAAAATTTCCTGATAAATATGATACTTATATTGAACAAGGAGGAAGCAACGTATCTGGAGGGCAAAAGCAAAGATTATGTATTGCAAGAGCACTTCTAAAAAAACCTAAGATATTAATATTAGATGATTCTACTAGTGCTGTAGATACTAAAACTGATGCTCTCATTAGAAAGGCGTTTAAAGAAACAATACCAGATACTACAAAAATTATTATTGCACAACGTATTTCATCGGTAGAAGATGCAGATAGAATTATTGTATTAAATGATGGAAAAATTGATGGATTTGGAACTCATGATGAACTTCTAAAAAGCAATTCTATATATCGTGAAGTTTATGAATCTCAAATGAAAGGAGCTTGTAATAATGAGTCAAAATAA
- a CDS encoding AEC family transporter, which yields MNFKESIHQIFSMPSIYAIPLAILLKYANIDITTTPLWSTLEYIKNGLVPMALLTLGVQLSKTKFDFKDINVNIAVFTRLILGPILAIVLIHAFGFFGVIAQTVLISCSVPTAVNTALIAVECDNNANFASQEVMVSTIFSCITLTSCIYLARVLFPV from the coding sequence ATGAACTTTAAAGAATCAATACATCAAATTTTCTCCATGCCCTCAATATATGCTATACCACTTGCGATTTTACTTAAATATGCTAATATTGATATAACAACAACGCCATTATGGAGTACATTAGAATATATAAAAAATGGGCTTGTACCTATGGCATTATTAACCTTAGGGGTTCAACTTTCAAAAACCAAATTTGATTTTAAAGATATTAATGTAAATATAGCAGTTTTTACTCGCCTAATTTTAGGACCTATACTAGCTATAGTATTAATACATGCTTTTGGTTTCTTTGGAGTTATTGCCCAAACAGTACTTATATCTTGTTCTGTACCAACAGCTGTAAATACAGCTTTAATTGCTGTTGAATGTGATAACAATGCAAATTTTGCCTCACAAGAAGTAATGGTATCCACTATTTTTAGCTGTATTACACTTACTTCATGCATATACTTAGCTAGAGTCTTATTTCCTGTTTAA
- a CDS encoding AEC family transporter yields the protein MAIFLHILANNIVPVFILIAFGYMISKKFDLNVFTLSKLNFYLFIPGFIFYNLYCTNLSAEMFKILFFCILYLVFNDITARIIAKTRKYDIGQTSAFKNSIMFNNTGNIGVSLITLIFGSAPFVVNGKTPYLNEALTVQIMILVFTNVTMYTIGFYNAGK from the coding sequence ATGGCTATTTTTTTACACATACTAGCAAATAATATTGTACCAGTTTTCATATTAATTGCATTTGGTTATATGATAAGTAAAAAGTTTGATTTAAATGTATTCACTCTCAGTAAGCTAAACTTCTATTTATTTATACCTGGCTTTATTTTTTATAATCTCTACTGCACTAATTTATCTGCCGAAATGTTCAAAATTTTGTTTTTTTGTATACTTTATTTAGTATTTAATGATATAACAGCCAGAATTATTGCAAAAACTCGAAAATATGATATAGGCCAAACAAGTGCTTTTAAAAATTCTATTATGTTCAATAATACAGGTAATATAGGTGTATCTCTTATTACTCTTATTTTTGGTAGTGCACCTTTTGTTGTTAATGGGAAAACTCCTTATTTAAATGAAGCTCTTACAGTTCAAATTATGATTTTAGTATTTACAAATGTTACAATGTATACCATTGGTTTTTATAACGCTGGAAAATGA
- a CDS encoding M20 metallopeptidase family protein: MNEYYKEALEMNDELVTNRRMFHNYAETGFDLPQTISLVIKKLTEYGLKPYLVGKSGVSCTLGQSGKTILLRADMDALPMSEKTGLNFAATNGNCHSCGHDCHTTMLLGAAKLLKEHENELKGTVKFMFQPAEELLAGANDMLSAGILENPKVDAAMGIHIKVGYENSNVGSITYAKGTAFYSGDAVRITITGKNAHGSTPEKGVDAINIAAHMVISLQEIIAREIPCTEHSVLIVGKIQGGDTVNTLAGNAVIEASIRATTQESRSFLKKRIREISENVAATFRGDAIVEFLYGIGPLYNNPILSEEIANYCKEICTEEKVKEIPTACGTEDFTSIAEQVPSIMINLGAGSIEGGYSYSIHNPSMIVDEKVLPLGSALYAHCATKYLENNL, encoded by the coding sequence ATGAATGAATATTATAAAGAAGCATTAGAAATGAATGATGAACTTGTTACTAATAGACGGATGTTTCATAACTACGCTGAAACTGGATTTGACCTACCTCAAACAATATCTCTTGTAATAAAAAAACTTACTGAATATGGTTTAAAACCTTACCTTGTTGGAAAATCAGGAGTAAGTTGTACACTAGGACAATCTGGTAAAACTATATTACTTCGTGCAGATATGGATGCTCTTCCTATGAGCGAAAAAACTGGATTGAATTTTGCTGCAACTAATGGAAATTGTCATTCTTGCGGTCATGATTGCCATACCACCATGCTGCTTGGTGCCGCAAAGCTGCTAAAAGAACATGAAAATGAGTTAAAAGGTACTGTTAAATTTATGTTTCAACCTGCAGAAGAATTACTTGCTGGTGCAAATGATATGCTATCTGCAGGAATATTAGAAAACCCTAAAGTAGATGCAGCAATGGGAATTCACATTAAAGTTGGTTATGAAAATTCCAATGTTGGTTCCATTACCTATGCAAAAGGTACAGCTTTCTATTCAGGTGACGCTGTACGTATTACTATAACTGGAAAAAATGCTCATGGAAGTACTCCAGAAAAAGGTGTAGATGCAATTAATATTGCAGCGCATATGGTTATTTCGCTGCAAGAAATTATTGCAAGAGAAATACCTTGCACTGAACATTCTGTATTAATTGTTGGCAAAATACAAGGCGGTGATACTGTTAATACCTTAGCTGGCAATGCAGTAATTGAAGCTTCTATTCGTGCAACTACACAAGAAAGTCGTTCCTTTTTAAAAAAAAGAATTAGGGAAATTAGCGAAAATGTAGCTGCAACTTTTAGAGGAGATGCAATTGTAGAGTTTTTATATGGTATTGGTCCTTTATATAATAATCCAATTCTTAGTGAAGAAATTGCAAATTATTGTAAAGAAATTTGTACTGAAGAAAAAGTAAAAGAAATTCCTACAGCTTGTGGTACAGAAGATTTTACTAGTATTGCAGAACAAGTTCCATCAATTATGATTAACCTTGGTGCAGGAAGTATTGAAGGCGGGTATTCTTACTCTATTCATAATCCTAGCATGATAGTAGATGAAAAAGTTTTACCATTGGGTTCTGCTTTATATGCGCACTGTGCTACTAAATATTTAGAAAATAATCTATAA
- a CDS encoding MarR family winged helix-turn-helix transcriptional regulator, with amino-acid sequence MDKEELIGRKVNIFSNRINRKINKEVAEYGITGIQSMILSFVYHRSQERDVFQKDIEEVFDIRRSSVTSVLQLMEKNGYIERISVSEDARLKKIILTKKGLEIQRKVHESIIKIEKYLKDELSDDEMYILIHLLDRLSKKIAD; translated from the coding sequence ATGGATAAGGAAGAGTTGATAGGTAGAAAAGTAAATATTTTCAGTAATAGGATCAATAGAAAAATAAATAAAGAAGTTGCTGAGTATGGTATAACAGGTATCCAAAGCATGATACTTAGTTTTGTATATCATAGGTCTCAAGAAAGAGATGTATTTCAGAAAGATATAGAAGAAGTTTTTGATATTAGACGTTCTTCAGTAACTAGTGTACTTCAGTTAATGGAGAAAAATGGTTATATTGAAAGAATAAGTGTTTCTGAAGATGCAAGACTTAAGAAGATAATACTTACAAAAAAAGGACTTGAAATTCAAAGAAAAGTACATGAATCCATTATTAAAATTGAAAAATATTTGAAGGACGAATTAAGTGATGATGAGATGTACATATTAATTCATTTACTTGACAGATTATCTAAAAAAATTGCTGATTAA